AAGTACTTGTTTGGTTTTCCTTCTCATATCTCAGGCACTCTAGTGTGGCGTGGAGGGTCATACTTGATAGGCTTCCTATTACTGTTAAGTTGCAAAGCTTAGGTATTCTAGTGATTAACAAAAACTGCTTGTAACGTTATGATGATATGGAGCCGAGAAATCATACTTGAAAAACAGACTTTTGCTTTCTCTAATGAACTCCTTTTCATTTCTACTCTGAAACAGATTATTGATGTCTTTATATTTTGACAACCATATACTAGTTTTTCTGTAGGTTCCATCTTGTCCTTTCTTAGGTGCGGTTTGCCTTTTTCTTCACTGTTAAAAATTGATGCTTTGTCATTACTATTATTTTCCATTGCTTTCTTTCCTTCTCCAAGTAAAAGCAGGAGTGAATTTCGAAGCTCACATTACCTTGTCTCCACTAGACTCACATCAATCAGTAATGGAAGAAATGGAACAAGTAATCAAGTAAAAATGGGATGAAAAACATTCAAACCAGTGTTTATTTGTATTATAATCGAATGAAAGTAAGGCAACGTAGATAAACATTAACACCAATATTTCTACATGCACCATGCATTATGAGAAAAGAAGCACCTTGCATAGCCAAAAATGATCACTTCCAAAACCATATGCATTGGCCGGCTTATTGTGCTACAAAAACTAGAAACATCTCGTCAAAAGCAATCATCAATTCATTCAGACAATGGAAAGATGAAGAAAAACCCTAGTATCTTCCAAATTTGACAAACTTTTTATAAGCACCATAGGTTGAAATTATACAAACAAATACCTCTCTGAGTGATTTCTTTTTAACTCGGAGGCTCAATGAATACAAATTTCCCACAATGTCAGTAGGCATGGAATTGACATAATCTCCTATTTTCCTACGGCACAGCTAAGATTTACAATACAATAGCCAGAACCTCGCATGGTTTGCATCAAGACTCTTGAAACAATGGAGAGGTGCTAGAATGGTGCATGTTCTATACTACATAAGAGACTGATACTGTGATACAAAAGCCTCCTCTCCCTTGAGAAACAAATGGGAAAAACTATATTGAAGCATATAAGAATATGCCATATAACAAGATTGAAGACCAAACGATGGTTGAGAGATCATCAGGTCTTACTCTTGAACTTCCTTTGAGCTTTGAGATCCACCACAATTACTGTGATGTTGTCCTTGCTTCCTTTTTGAAGAGCTCGGTTCGAAAGGTATTCTGCTGCAGATTGAGAAGCTGGATCGACCGTCTCGCCCCTTTCTGGAGTCAGTGTAGCACCGTTCTTTTTGTGCCATTGAAGTATTCGTCTCCGAGCTAGGTCACATGCTTCTTCATTTGACATTACATCCCATAGACCATCACTGGCCAAAATGAGGCATTCATCTTCTTTAGCTCTAGGAACAAACACTACTTCTGGATCTGGAATGATCCATGGCTTCAAATATCTATCACCTGAAACAACAAGAATCACCATCATCAtttcttctttttaattattCTGTCCagtcaaattatttataattaattgtgacaTGCATCAATCCAGTAcacttaaaaaaaacatatcaaCATGGTAACACCTGCAATCAGGTGCGTTATAAGTTCGTCATTTGACAAGAGGAGCTTATATTCTATTATCCTGCACGGACTTTATAAAAGAAACACCTAAGAAACTATCCTCAGAAATAGCCAAGTAATGCTTACTTCTTGAGAAAAACGACACACTAATAGCAATTTGAAGTTAATTGCAAGTTAAATCATATAAGATTGATgccaaattataatttaaaagatatcATACTTCCAAGGTTTAATACTCAAAATGAAACTTCTAAATCAGTTAGGACACATTGTTTCATCGTGCAAACTTTAATCAAGAGAAAAACAAATGCATGGATATTTACAATTTATTTGATTATAAAACAACCGTACCTTGTACATTTTGAACAGTTTATGCACCAAAAAAGACTTAAGACACGCATATGCCAGAGGAAGCTAGagtaaaaatttcaagaaaaacagcaatatattttgatttactaCTCTGTCACCCGATTAAGGCACTGCAATGATTAGTTTACACAAAACTAAGACAAATTCATCAAATTCTGAAGTTCCTCCACCCTTGTCTCTTATTCTAAAttatggtttgaaaagaaaaaataaaagcatatgaaaaacataaaacgGTAAGCAAAGAGTTCAATTCATCATAACTGAAAGACATACCAATGGACCTTGACATTGCAAGAACACCGAAAACTCTATGACCATTCCATTGGATAACCTTGCCTCCAGCGGCTTCAATCCTTTCATattcatcttctcgatttggctAAATAAACAGAATAAAAGTTAAATGGGTATAAGTTACTAACAGTAAGAAATACAAGAGGATATAAAGGCAGAATTTGCAGTCTCTTACTTTATGGTCCACAGACAAAGCCATGGGCTGTTTCCCACGACATAGAACAGCTCTTGAATCTCCACAGTTTGCTACAATAATATGAGAAGAACAAATGAGGGCAACAACAGCAGTGGAACCAACTGTTTCAGGAGCAACAGGTTCCCGATCAGCTTTTCCCACAATCTCAGCATCAACTTTAACAAAACAATTTGTGAATGCCTTTTTCCATAGCTCTTGGCAACCATCTGTAATGTTTGCATTACTCTGGCATTCCTTAATGGACTCTATTTCCTCAGCCAAGGCAGAGTGAATACGCCCGCGACAGTAGTTTGCAACCTGTACAACGGCAAAGACCGGGAAACAAAATTACTTCCAGGACATCTCATGCATGATTTAATGGAAAGATACAAATCAAACAGTCCAACTAACCTGTGAACCTCCATGACCATCATAGACACCAAAGAAATGAGCGGTCTGATGAACAAAGTCCTTGCTAAGGCCATCAACTACCCGATCACCAATTAACAACTGAATTGGAACCTTTAAAAACCGAGGCACAGTAGCAAAGGCATCCTCCATCTCAGGTCTCCTTCCGCATATAGAGGTAGATCCCCAAAGAGGCACATATTCAACCTCAAACACACTGCGCCCAACCTGAGCTGTTGTACTCGGTTCCTTTTCGAGAGCCAATTGAAGAACCACTGCAGATGGCTTCTGTTCAGACCCATCTCCAATCTCTTCCTCAAGGTTTACTGGCACGGCAAGGGGATCACTTGCAAACACTGTTGCAACATTTGACTCCACAAACTTGGTGGCTTTTGCAATAATATCAATACTGCAAATGCTTTTCTCATTGTCCATGGTACTTGGTGTTCCTACCTCAGAAGTAGCATCAAAACCCAAAAAATCCTCTCCGCAAAGGCTACTAGTTTCACTGGCAACCGATAATGAACAAGAGCTATCAAGATCGAAAACCCGATCACCTTCCAGTGAGAAAGAATCCTCCTCCCCGCTGTCTCGGTCCATAACATCATTACTAGAAATCCAACCATCTTTACTATCAGATATCATATCCATGGAGGTAGTAGCTCTTTCTCCCTTGACTTCTCCTGTCAGTGGCAGCTCTACACTACTTTCTTCAGTCTCCATACCAGCATAGTTACAATCCACATCTTCAGCAGTATCTAAATGGTTAGTAGCCTTGGTTTCAGAATCAGTTAAAACAGGAGCAGGACTTGCCGTAAGCTTAAGTCTTGTGATGTCCATACAGGTAGCAAAGGTAGAGTTTTCACACACTGAGTTACCTAATCTAAATGGCACTGCGACCGTCAAAGACATCTCCTCCATCAAAATCCCTATATTGGCAGTACAAAAAGTTACCCTCCAACCCTTCAAACATCACACAACCTGTCATTTTTCAACGAAACTATGACCTTCTGATGAAATAAAGAATAACAACGGAATGTGAATGGTGGGTTTTAAGAGGCCATTTCCCATGCCTTGATCAACTAAAAGGTGTCCAAAAAAGAA
The genomic region above belongs to Gossypium hirsutum isolate 1008001.06 chromosome D05, Gossypium_hirsutum_v2.1, whole genome shotgun sequence and contains:
- the LOC107907032 gene encoding protein phosphatase 2C 53, translating into MEEMSLTVAVPFRLGNSVCENSTFATCMDITRLKLTASPAPVLTDSETKATNHLDTAEDVDCNYAGMETEESSVELPLTGEVKGERATTSMDMISDSKDGWISSNDVMDRDSGEEDSFSLEGDRVFDLDSSCSLSVASETSSLCGEDFLGFDATSEVGTPSTMDNEKSICSIDIIAKATKFVESNVATVFASDPLAVPVNLEEEIGDGSEQKPSAVVLQLALEKEPSTTAQVGRSVFEVEYVPLWGSTSICGRRPEMEDAFATVPRFLKVPIQLLIGDRVVDGLSKDFVHQTAHFFGVYDGHGGSQVANYCRGRIHSALAEEIESIKECQSNANITDGCQELWKKAFTNCFVKVDAEIVGKADREPVAPETVGSTAVVALICSSHIIVANCGDSRAVLCRGKQPMALSVDHKPNREDEYERIEAAGGKVIQWNGHRVFGVLAMSRSIGDRYLKPWIIPDPEVVFVPRAKEDECLILASDGLWDVMSNEEACDLARRRILQWHKKNGATLTPERGETVDPASQSAAEYLSNRALQKGSKDNITVIVVDLKAQRKFKSKT